The Tenrec ecaudatus isolate mTenEca1 chromosome 6, mTenEca1.hap1, whole genome shotgun sequence genome has a window encoding:
- the LOC142451033 gene encoding small ribosomal subunit protein eS27 — protein sequence MPLAKDLLHPSPEEEKRKHKKKRLVQSPNSYFMDVKCPGCYKITTVFSHAQTVVLCVGCSTVLCQPTGGKARLTEGCSFRRKQH from the coding sequence ATGCCTCTCGCAAAGGATCTCCTTCACCCCTCTCccgaagaggagaagagaaaacacaagaagaagcGCCTGGTGCAGAGCCCCAATTCCTACTTCATGGATGTCAAATGCCCAGGCTGCTATAAAATCACCACGGTCTTCAGCCACGCACAAACAGTAGTTTTGTGTGTTGGCTGCTCTACTGTCCTCTGTCAGCCTACAGgaggaaaagcaaggctcacagaAGGATGCTCCTTCAGACGGAAGCAGCACTAA